The following proteins come from a genomic window of Candidatus Aegiribacteria sp.:
- a CDS encoding porin family protein has product MKTVTTALVVIWLFSVSSYAEDTSRFEVHGGYSFLHTPVVDAFHGCNCGLTYYFYDFLGLEVDISGHYKGSVDFYNFLVGPKYVFNRLERISTHVHALVGAGYVYDYWCCYIGDSWSETQVAFAMGVGLDIKLNKHVAIRPIQLDYIRQMGVLREHQARYTFGLVFRFGD; this is encoded by the coding sequence ATGAAGACTGTAACAACAGCGTTGGTCGTTATCTGGTTATTCAGTGTCTCGTCCTACGCGGAAGATACGTCCCGATTTGAAGTACACGGTGGATATTCCTTTTTGCATACTCCTGTTGTAGACGCTTTCCATGGCTGTAATTGTGGGCTAACATACTATTTCTACGACTTTTTGGGCCTTGAAGTCGATATCAGCGGTCATTATAAAGGTTCTGTGGATTTCTACAACTTTCTGGTCGGTCCGAAGTATGTATTTAACCGACTTGAACGTATTTCTACGCATGTTCATGCTCTAGTAGGCGCCGGATATGTATATGACTATTGGTGCTGTTATATAGGAGATTCCTGGTCTGAAACACAGGTAGCTTTTGCCATGGGAGTCGGTCTGGATATTAAGCTCAATAAACATGTTGCCATTCGCCCGATACAATTGGATTATATTCGTCAAATGGGTGTTTTAAGAGAACATCAGGCCCGGTACACCTTCGGTCTTGTTTTCCGTTTCGGGGATTAA
- a CDS encoding linear amide C-N hydrolase, which produces MSGIVAEKQFCNSIRERVRSMHQHRCHEDSPRDVTTPRQCCIHHWVWCMQDKNRIPRKNNGMRTRFVLPAAVVLLIYGVLTGACSAQSAQHCSSFVLDTGGPPVFCTNCDHVSVYQGLVFINKKGITKVGLMASTTGRYARWKARYASITFNLVGFQFAWAGMNDQGLTLSTMSLDTTEQPAPDGRPPLDSGMWMQFILDTCASVDEVIATDSLVRITTVDHYLVADRQGRVATIEFIDGEMVVHTGNDLPVCVLTNTTYAESVEAWLRCRGSWLYNLLESTLHRFCLAADQVDGFDHTDDETTVTYAFNVLEEIRGERFSHHSSQWSIVFDTNNLRAYFRTLKHPDLRYVDLMSFDLRCGLPEQMLDIQEELSGDVGDLFFDFSFDLNFEHMRQFMDNWGIIMTDTTMLWILRRFERYRCEHLHQPKQRLHSISGIVAPWSDARLRHLRNGLT; this is translated from the coding sequence ATGAGCGGTATCGTTGCTGAAAAACAGTTCTGCAACAGTATAAGAGAACGCGTGCGTTCGATGCACCAACATCGATGCCACGAGGATTCACCCCGGGACGTAACTACTCCCCGCCAGTGCTGTATCCATCATTGGGTCTGGTGCATGCAGGATAAAAACCGCATCCCAAGGAAGAACAATGGTATGAGAACCCGGTTTGTCCTGCCCGCCGCAGTAGTGTTGCTGATCTACGGTGTGCTTACGGGCGCCTGCTCGGCTCAGTCTGCTCAACACTGCTCCTCTTTTGTACTCGACACCGGAGGCCCGCCGGTCTTCTGCACCAACTGTGATCATGTCAGCGTCTACCAGGGGCTGGTGTTCATCAACAAAAAAGGGATCACAAAGGTGGGCCTGATGGCCAGCACCACCGGTCGTTACGCCCGGTGGAAAGCTCGTTACGCCAGCATCACCTTCAACCTGGTGGGTTTCCAGTTCGCCTGGGCCGGAATGAACGATCAGGGTCTGACCCTGAGCACTATGTCCCTCGACACTACCGAGCAGCCGGCCCCGGACGGGCGCCCTCCCCTGGATTCAGGTATGTGGATGCAGTTCATCCTGGATACTTGCGCATCGGTCGACGAGGTCATTGCAACCGATTCGCTGGTCAGAATCACCACCGTCGATCACTACCTGGTGGCTGACCGTCAGGGCCGTGTCGCAACTATCGAGTTTATAGATGGCGAGATGGTGGTCCACACCGGAAACGACCTGCCGGTCTGTGTCCTCACCAACACCACCTACGCGGAGTCTGTCGAAGCCTGGTTGCGCTGCCGGGGCTCCTGGCTGTACAACCTGCTGGAGAGTACACTGCACCGTTTCTGCCTTGCCGCCGACCAGGTCGACGGTTTTGACCACACCGACGATGAGACCACCGTGACCTATGCCTTCAACGTTCTCGAGGAGATCCGCGGGGAGCGCTTCTCGCACCACTCCTCTCAATGGAGCATCGTCTTCGACACCAACAATCTTCGTGCCTATTTCCGAACCTTGAAGCACCCGGATCTAAGATACGTGGACCTGATGAGCTTCGACCTGCGCTGCGGCCTGCCGGAACAGATGCTGGATATCCAGGAGGAACTCAGCGGAGATGTGGGCGATTTGTTCTTCGACTTTTCTTTCGATCTCAACTTCGAGCATATGCGGCAGTTCATGGATAACTGGGGGATCATCATGACGGATACTACTATGCTCTGGATTCTCCGCCGTTTCGAGAGATACCGATGTGAACATCTCCACCAGCCTAAGCAACGCCTGCATTCCATCTCCGGGATCGTAGCTCCGTGGTCGGATGCCCGATTGCGACACTTGCGTAATGGCTTAACGTAG
- a CDS encoding polysaccharide deacetylase family protein yields MKHAFTVDVEEWYHGIPLKSEREGSFEERLDLGLDRIISILDRYDTRATFFWLGSLAEKHPERVRMLSELGHETGCHGWSHTPVSRMTKAQFTTETTKSLEVLSDITGKPVLSYRAPSFSVDRDTMWVYDILADLEVKFDSSIFPVRHWRYGIPGFDLQPQVIETACGCLKVVPLPVRKISGLIIPVSGGAWFRLYPYMLTRSNLRASERRNSPITFYIHPWELDPGHPRLRFQWRAQFAHYIKLDSCAKKLERLLTDYDFAPLNEVFGC; encoded by the coding sequence ATGAAACATGCATTTACTGTTGACGTCGAAGAGTGGTATCACGGAATCCCTCTGAAAAGCGAACGGGAAGGTTCTTTCGAGGAAAGACTCGATCTTGGACTTGACCGGATCATCAGTATACTGGACCGATACGATACTCGTGCAACCTTTTTCTGGCTCGGTTCACTCGCAGAGAAGCACCCTGAGAGGGTCAGAATGCTATCGGAGCTGGGGCATGAGACAGGCTGCCACGGCTGGTCACATACGCCTGTATCCCGCATGACAAAAGCTCAATTCACCACCGAAACAACTAAGTCACTGGAAGTACTTTCTGATATCACTGGTAAACCCGTTTTATCGTACAGGGCTCCATCCTTCTCGGTAGACAGAGACACTATGTGGGTATATGACATCCTTGCGGATCTCGAAGTTAAATTCGATTCCAGTATATTTCCCGTCAGGCACTGGAGATACGGTATACCGGGCTTCGACCTGCAACCACAAGTAATCGAGACCGCATGTGGGTGTCTCAAAGTTGTTCCCTTACCCGTACGGAAGATCAGCGGTCTCATAATTCCGGTGAGTGGAGGTGCATGGTTCCGGCTCTACCCTTACATGCTGACAAGATCGAATTTGCGAGCCTCCGAGAGAAGGAACTCTCCAATTACATTTTACATCCATCCCTGGGAACTTGACCCCGGTCACCCGAGACTCCGATTTCAATGGAGGGCTCAATTTGCACATTACATCAAGCTGGATTCCTGCGCTAAAAAGCTGGAAAGACTTCTCACGGATTATGACTTCGCACCTCTCAACGAAGTTTTTGGTTGCTGA
- a CDS encoding methyltransferase domain-containing protein has protein sequence MKRDTYLDDRETSTVKFYGHQRRAGVLVEQCRILGVSEGDRILDIGAADGRLLTCLTSEFRLETAIALDIDLDYLKRTRAIVPLCVQADGLYLPFPDRTIDLITCTSLLKHITDTGEFLDECRRVLVPGGGFIISDVVPAAVRTGVRLGYFLRGSIHSALSPRELASQIHDSGFTIVNEDRFMISPFPFPGYSLLEKCARKLGLIRIMLNHVVTAVRKL, from the coding sequence TTGAAACGCGATACTTATCTGGACGATCGCGAAACCAGTACGGTCAAGTTCTACGGCCATCAGCGCCGCGCTGGAGTTCTTGTTGAACAGTGCAGGATACTCGGCGTATCGGAGGGAGACAGAATACTTGATATTGGTGCAGCAGATGGCCGGCTGCTGACATGTCTCACCAGTGAATTCAGACTGGAAACCGCAATTGCTCTGGACATTGACTTAGATTACCTGAAACGGACAAGGGCCATTGTTCCTCTGTGCGTACAGGCCGATGGGCTTTACCTACCCTTTCCTGACCGTACAATAGATCTGATAACCTGTACCTCCTTACTCAAGCACATCACAGATACAGGTGAATTTCTTGATGAATGCAGGAGAGTACTCGTACCGGGGGGTGGATTTATAATTTCGGATGTTGTCCCGGCTGCTGTCAGGACAGGGGTTCGGCTGGGTTACTTCCTGCGGGGTAGTATTCACTCGGCGCTCAGTCCAAGAGAACTCGCCTCTCAAATACACGATTCAGGCTTCACCATCGTAAACGAAGACCGATTCATGATATCCCCTTTCCCCTTCCCTGGCTACTCCCTTCTCGAGAAGTGTGCACGTAAGCTCGGTCTTATACGGATAATGCTGAACCATGTCGTAACCGCTGTACGGAAGCTGTAG
- a CDS encoding glycosyltransferase family 2 protein, which yields MNLSLVVITLNEENNIGRCLNSVPFASEMIVVDSGSTDSTVTIAEKHGAKVFSHVFESFSKQKQWAIEQASGDWILSLDADENLDAELSSELESLLVNDTEHIAFRLPFRILYMRKLMKFGPWSGEYHARLFRKGHAHFPDTGIHEGLLISRGSIGTVKRGFVVHRSYDSISEQMDKMLRYSRLWAEEEYQKRRKSNIFQILLRPAWRFVSAYIFRGGILEGVPGLTASAISAFYVFLKWAILFEMSISDR from the coding sequence ATGAATCTGTCGCTTGTTGTTATAACATTGAACGAAGAAAACAATATCGGTCGATGTCTGAACAGTGTACCGTTCGCCAGTGAGATGATAGTTGTTGATTCCGGAAGTACCGATTCGACCGTAACCATTGCGGAAAAGCACGGAGCGAAAGTTTTCTCTCATGTGTTTGAATCCTTCTCGAAACAGAAACAGTGGGCGATAGAACAGGCTTCAGGTGACTGGATACTTTCCCTTGATGCCGATGAAAACCTTGATGCTGAACTTTCAAGCGAGCTTGAATCTCTCCTTGTTAATGATACTGAGCATATTGCATTCAGACTTCCATTCAGGATACTCTACATGAGAAAACTTATGAAATTCGGTCCGTGGTCAGGAGAGTATCACGCGAGACTTTTCAGAAAAGGACATGCTCATTTCCCCGATACAGGTATTCATGAAGGTCTGCTGATCAGCAGAGGAAGCATCGGAACCGTCAAACGGGGCTTTGTTGTGCATCGATCCTACGATTCAATCAGTGAGCAAATGGATAAAATGCTCCGGTACAGCCGATTGTGGGCGGAAGAAGAGTATCAGAAAAGGAGAAAATCGAATATTTTTCAGATTCTTCTTCGACCTGCATGGCGCTTTGTTTCCGCGTACATCTTCAGGGGTGGAATTCTTGAAGGAGTCCCGGGATTGACTGCTTCAGCCATCTCAGCCTTCTATGTATTCCTGAAATGGGCCATACTCTTTGAGATGAGTATCAGCGACCGATAA